A single genomic interval of Nitrospirota bacterium harbors:
- a CDS encoding shikimate dehydrogenase, translating into MDVTGRTKIFGIFGFPVEHTLSPSMHNAAFKALSLDMCYLPFKVQPADLPRAIEAIRALNISGVNITVPHKEKVIPFLDETDREASLIGAVNTVVNREGKLSGYNTDGRGFVKSLEEAKITTEGKKVLLVGAGGAARAIAFSLAMRGVTEIAFFDIDKEKARELSNAVQKTGIHCSVVNEIMSLSGFHIVINATPLGLKADDPLPFSPQLILPDTVVCDLIYKKTALLHKAEGMGAKTIDGSGMLLWQGVLAFELWTGIKPPVDVMRKALLSGI; encoded by the coding sequence ATGGATGTAACAGGGAGGACTAAGATCTTCGGCATATTTGGTTTCCCTGTAGAACATACCCTTTCACCGTCAATGCATAATGCTGCCTTCAAGGCACTCAGCCTTGACATGTGCTATCTGCCCTTTAAAGTCCAGCCGGCAGACCTCCCCAGGGCTATTGAGGCAATCAGGGCACTAAACATCTCAGGGGTAAATATCACTGTGCCACACAAGGAAAAAGTGATTCCATTTTTAGACGAGACTGATAGAGAAGCATCCCTTATCGGCGCTGTAAATACTGTGGTAAACAGGGAGGGAAAACTCTCAGGCTACAATACAGATGGCAGGGGATTTGTAAAATCCCTTGAAGAAGCTAAGATAACCACAGAAGGCAAAAAAGTACTGCTTGTCGGCGCTGGCGGTGCTGCAAGGGCAATTGCTTTTTCCCTTGCCATGAGGGGTGTTACAGAAATAGCCTTTTTTGACATAGATAAAGAGAAGGCCAGAGAGCTTTCAAATGCAGTTCAGAAGACAGGAATCCATTGTAGCGTCGTGAATGAAATAATGTCCCTGTCAGGATTTCATATAGTTATAAATGCCACCCCTCTTGGCCTCAAAGCCGACGATCCCCTGCCTTTCAGCCCACAACTTATTCTGCCTGACACTGTGGTATGCGACCTTATCTATAAAAAAACAGCTCTCTTACATAAAGCAGAGGGTATGGGAGCAAAAACTATTGATGGCTCTGGCATGCTCTTATGGCAGGGGGTTTTAGCCTTTGAGTTGTGGACCGGCATAAAGCCACCAGTTGATGTCATGCGCAAGGCCCTGCTGTCAGGGATATAA
- a CDS encoding DUF512 domain-containing protein: MVSKINSSVEHVAPNSIAQKLGIEKGDILLSINGEPIRDVIDYMFYSKEENLLLEVQKDKKLYSFKVKRKDNEALGIDLKPFRIKTCRNNCIFCFVNQLPKNMRKTLYLKDDDYRMSFLYGNYIALTNISDADKKRIFEQRLSPLYVSVHTTNNELRRSILKNPKAPDILKEIKEFVSNKIRLHAQIVVCPGINDGEELINTVKDLCKFYPYVASIAVVPVGLTKHRQNNIKPVEKSDAIKIFETLEPLRKRLKKRHGEFIVDPSDELYIKAGLPFPALKEYEDLPQLENGVGMVPLFMNSVKKLRLPKKIEQRRYVTFTGTSFAPYLDETIQRFRAIEGLSIEVFKIENRVFGPTVTVTGLLTGRDVLKTLMRKVSGDCLLIPDVALKDRTDIFIDNVTLKDIAETLNIAVKAIESTPEGLLKGVTDGCNRED; this comes from the coding sequence ATGGTATCTAAGATAAATTCGAGCGTAGAACATGTAGCCCCTAACAGTATTGCACAGAAACTCGGCATTGAGAAGGGAGACATTCTCCTTAGCATTAATGGCGAACCGATCAGGGATGTTATAGACTACATGTTTTATTCAAAAGAAGAGAACCTGTTGCTTGAGGTCCAGAAAGACAAAAAATTATATTCATTTAAAGTAAAAAGAAAAGACAATGAAGCCCTCGGCATTGATCTAAAACCTTTTAGAATAAAAACCTGCAGAAACAACTGCATCTTCTGTTTTGTAAACCAGCTTCCCAAAAACATGAGAAAGACCCTTTACTTGAAGGATGACGATTACCGCATGTCCTTTCTCTACGGGAATTATATAGCCCTCACCAACATCTCCGATGCTGATAAAAAGCGTATCTTTGAGCAGCGCCTCAGCCCACTTTATGTATCTGTCCACACAACAAACAATGAGTTAAGAAGATCAATTCTTAAAAACCCAAAGGCCCCGGATATCCTTAAGGAGATTAAAGAATTTGTATCCAATAAGATAAGGCTACATGCTCAGATTGTTGTATGCCCTGGAATAAATGACGGCGAAGAGCTCATTAACACTGTTAAAGACCTTTGCAAATTTTATCCGTATGTTGCATCAATAGCAGTTGTACCTGTTGGCCTTACCAAACACAGGCAAAACAATATAAAACCTGTTGAAAAGTCCGATGCTATAAAAATATTCGAAACCCTCGAACCATTAAGGAAACGGCTGAAAAAACGGCACGGAGAATTTATAGTAGACCCATCTGATGAGCTTTATATAAAAGCTGGCCTGCCCTTCCCTGCCTTAAAAGAGTACGAAGACCTTCCACAACTGGAAAATGGTGTTGGGATGGTCCCTCTGTTTATGAATTCGGTGAAAAAGTTGAGACTTCCCAAAAAAATAGAACAAAGACGATATGTAACTTTCACCGGCACATCTTTTGCGCCTTATCTTGATGAAACCATCCAGAGATTCAGGGCTATCGAAGGACTGTCCATCGAGGTCTTTAAAATAGAAAACAGAGTTTTTGGCCCTACAGTCACAGTAACAGGGCTCCTTACTGGCAGGGATGTCCTGAAGACCCTTATGCGCAAGGTCTCTGGAGACTGCCTGCTTATACCGGATGTGGCTCTTAAAGATAGAACCGATATATTCATAGACAATGTAACCCTGAAGGATATTGCAGAGACCCTGAACATTGCTGTTAAGGCAATAGAGTCAACGCCAGAGGGCCTTTTAAAAGGAGTAACAGATGGATGTAACAGGGAGGACTAA
- a CDS encoding CDP-alcohol phosphatidyltransferase family protein, whose product MGVVNLPNIFTITRILLLPFFAITLIYGHHRYSLAIFIAAGLTDVLDGLLARAKNQTTSFGSILDPVADKFLLLTSLIIMSIYEWIPKWLTITVISRDLIVVTGWLILYFATHTARVEPSILGKGANALQFILVGIVLLSINLTGTPYAPMGILIAIAVLTSLSGLHYIYRGLKIANGI is encoded by the coding sequence TTGGGGGTCGTAAATCTCCCTAATATATTCACAATAACAAGAATACTGTTATTGCCTTTTTTTGCCATCACCCTGATCTACGGGCATCACCGATATTCTCTTGCTATCTTTATTGCTGCTGGTCTCACAGATGTTCTCGACGGTCTTCTGGCAAGGGCAAAAAACCAGACAACAAGTTTTGGAAGCATACTCGACCCTGTGGCAGATAAATTTCTTCTGCTAACATCTTTAATAATTATGAGCATTTATGAATGGATACCAAAATGGCTGACTATTACTGTCATAAGCAGGGATTTGATTGTTGTAACTGGCTGGCTTATTCTTTATTTTGCCACCCATACAGCAAGAGTCGAACCAAGTATTCTCGGAAAAGGCGCCAATGCCTTACAGTTTATCCTGGTCGGGATAGTGCTTCTGTCCATCAACTTAACAGGAACCCCTTATGCGCCCATGGGCATCCTGATAGCCATTGCCGTGCTGACTTCCCTCTCAGGGCTCCACTATATATACAGAGGATTAAAAATTGCCAATGGTATCTAA
- a CDS encoding YwiC-like family protein, with translation MNSLKLPYTKEQGSWVMFIIAFSTGAIKTGNINITLSLVFLSLCLFLMAKSPAVNVIKRGNRGELPWISGYIIPGLAGFLYSTVKVPPLFSLYIAGITLIVLYLILNLKGIQVLSEASGMALMGLTAAIGASAAAGTLLNLYLWPMFFIFYFASSFRVRATIKRYRLIGMLYSGLVLSVSGIMVLKGVLLFLAFLPLFEDIYAFIKGRKVVDSTLREDFKRLGIIETIKAIFFASILIFI, from the coding sequence ATGAATAGCTTAAAACTCCCTTACACAAAAGAACAGGGGAGCTGGGTGATGTTTATCATCGCCTTTTCTACAGGCGCCATAAAAACAGGGAACATAAATATCACCTTATCTCTGGTCTTTCTCTCTTTATGCCTTTTTTTGATGGCAAAGAGCCCTGCAGTGAATGTAATAAAAAGAGGCAACAGAGGCGAGCTCCCGTGGATTTCAGGATATATTATACCGGGCCTTGCAGGTTTCCTCTATTCTACAGTAAAGGTGCCACCTTTATTTTCGCTCTATATAGCCGGTATAACCCTGATTGTCCTTTATTTAATCCTTAATCTAAAAGGCATACAGGTTTTGTCAGAGGCATCTGGCATGGCTTTGATGGGGCTTACAGCAGCTATTGGCGCAAGTGCAGCGGCTGGTACACTGTTAAATCTCTATCTCTGGCCGATGTTTTTTATTTTTTATTTTGCAAGCTCTTTCAGGGTCAGGGCAACGATAAAAAGATACAGGCTTATCGGTATGCTTTATTCAGGTCTGGTGCTTTCAGTCTCAGGGATAATGGTATTAAAGGGTGTGCTTTTATTCCTTGCATTCCTGCCGCTTTTTGAAGATATTTATGCATTCATCAAAGGCAGGAAAGTCGTAGACTCGACTCTACGAGAAGACTTCAAGCGCCTGGGAATAATTGAAACGATTAAGGCAATCTTTTTTGCATCTATTTTAATTTTTATTTAG